In Candidatus Kuenenbacteria bacterium, one genomic interval encodes:
- a CDS encoding phosphomannomutase/phosphoglucomutase — protein MILNKSIFKAYDIRGVYPSQLNSKTAFFVGMAFAQKTKAKEVVIGRDMRLGGNVLKKSLMAGLSAGGVKKIIDIGLVPIDAIYFAVGKLKHETGIMITASHNPKEYNGFKMMAQKMKVVRGEQLFPLAQRLAELNSKKKNTKVKIVKENIWPGYIKHVLSFADIKKIKPFKVVVDAGNGMAGKVMPILTKKLPIKIIPLNFQLDSTFPAHPSNPLEPQSQIQIVKKVKETKADCGVIFDGDTDRLFFVDEKGRFVPADITLLILAEKFLEKEPGAGVVYNLICSKIIVEKVREWGGRPIRTAVGYVNVAEGMRKNKGIMGGELSAHYSFRDNSYADSGFIALIILLELLSKKNKPLSEIIKPLNKYYKLPEINTRFDKREEMDGKIRQIKNNYKKYKQDCLDGVTVDSWDKGGWWFNLRASNTEPLLRLTIESKNKTTAEKVKKEVLNILAI, from the coding sequence ATGATTCTAAACAAATCCATCTTCAAGGCATATGACATCCGCGGGGTTTACCCAAGTCAGCTCAACTCCAAGACGGCTTTTTTTGTTGGGATGGCTTTTGCCCAAAAAACCAAGGCCAAAGAAGTGGTCATCGGTCGGGATATGCGGCTGGGCGGGAATGTTTTAAAGAAAAGTTTGATGGCGGGGCTCTCGGCTGGTGGGGTGAAAAAAATTATTGATATTGGCCTAGTGCCGATTGACGCCATATATTTTGCTGTGGGCAAACTCAAACATGAAACGGGTATCATGATCACGGCCTCGCACAACCCCAAAGAGTACAATGGTTTTAAAATGATGGCCCAAAAGATGAAAGTAGTCAGGGGAGAACAGCTTTTCCCCTTGGCTCAAAGGCTGGCCGAATTAAATAGCAAGAAAAAAAATACCAAAGTAAAAATTGTCAAAGAAAATATCTGGCCGGGTTATATTAAACATGTTTTAAGTTTTGCTGATATAAAAAAAATAAAACCATTCAAAGTGGTGGTGGATGCTGGTAACGGCATGGCGGGCAAAGTAATGCCGATTTTGACTAAAAAATTACCGATCAAAATCATTCCTTTAAATTTCCAGCTTGATAGTACTTTCCCAGCCCATCCGTCCAACCCGCTGGAACCCCAAAGTCAAATACAGATTGTCAAAAAAGTAAAAGAGACCAAAGCGGACTGTGGAGTAATTTTTGATGGTGATACTGACCGTTTGTTTTTTGTTGATGAAAAAGGGCGTTTCGTGCCAGCGGATATTACACTTTTAATTTTAGCGGAAAAATTTTTGGAGAAAGAACCAGGAGCAGGGGTGGTCTATAATTTGATTTGCTCCAAAATTATCGTGGAGAAAGTTAGAGAGTGGGGAGGGCGGCCAATCAGGACGGCGGTCGGTTATGTCAATGTGGCTGAGGGAATGAGAAAAAACAAAGGGATAATGGGCGGCGAATTATCAGCGCATTATTCTTTTCGAGATAATTCCTATGCCGATTCTGGTTTTATTGCCCTTATTATTTTACTGGAGCTATTATCTAAAAAAAATAAACCCCTATCAGAGATAATCAAGCCGCTTAATAAATATTATAAATTGCCAGAAATAAATACGCGATTTGATAAGCGCGAAGAGATGGACGGAAAGATCAGGCAAATAAAAAATAATTATAAAAAATACAAGCAGGATTGTTTGGACGGCGTGACGGTTGATAGTTGGGATAAGGGTGGTTGGTGGTTTAATCTCCGTGCTTCCAATACCGAGCCGCTACTCCGACTGACAATTGAGTCAAAAAATAAAACAACGGCGGAAAAAGTAAAAAAAGAAGTGTTAAACATTCTTGCTATTTAA
- a CDS encoding GIY-YIG nuclease family protein — MYYVYALQSLKNRNWLYIGYSDDLKTRIKTHNDGKVKSTQFYRPLRLIYYEAYLHKTDAARREYELKHSQQQKEFLKQRTKFSLIS, encoded by the coding sequence ATGTATTATGTTTACGCCCTGCAAAGCTTAAAGAATAGAAACTGGTTATATATTGGGTATTCTGATGACCTAAAGACAAGAATAAAAACACACAATGACGGCAAGGTAAAATCAACACAATTTTATAGACCACTGAGATTGATATATTATGAAGCTTACTTACATAAAACAGATGCGGCCAGAAGAGAATATGAACTAAAACATAGTCAGCAACAAAAAGAATTTCTAAAACAAAGAACCAAATTCAGCTTGATATCATAG